Proteins from one Clostridia bacterium genomic window:
- a CDS encoding DUF2935 domain-containing protein, whose protein sequence is MSELRKDIVFWLGIMRDHAMFQTNAFTVKEMSCVQTSMYYKNYFQNAIKKFENCKNLEEEMLSDLLSALESFIEYKKGILRSLLMCNIQMNFPPTLINHQINEAMEFRHLFMMPEESIVDTPAELASQIKIWLADASGHAAGLMSFLDPAEALITTEVQMFKEKFDKLLIKASELEMMLNRVGLYDGALMLLAEETIEWLENFTAFLGKFKELRTKCKVLGNGTLSPLIPDHFMREHMYFVSKIKAYMASIKKRD, encoded by the coding sequence ATGTCAGAGTTAAGAAAAGATATAGTCTTCTGGCTAGGTATAATGAGAGATCATGCGATGTTTCAGACCAATGCCTTCACAGTAAAAGAAATGAGTTGTGTGCAAACATCAATGTATTACAAGAACTATTTCCAAAATGCAATAAAAAAGTTTGAGAATTGTAAAAACCTTGAGGAAGAAATGCTCTCGGATCTCTTATCTGCATTGGAATCCTTCATAGAGTATAAGAAGGGAATCTTACGGAGTTTGCTGATGTGCAATATTCAGATGAACTTTCCACCCACCCTTATAAATCATCAAATTAATGAGGCGATGGAATTCAGACATTTGTTTATGATGCCTGAAGAAAGCATTGTTGATACTCCTGCTGAGTTGGCAAGCCAAATAAAAATATGGCTGGCAGACGCTTCAGGTCATGCTGCCGGATTAATGTCATTCCTTGACCCTGCAGAAGCCTTAATAACTACTGAGGTTCAAATGTTCAAGGAAAAATTTGATAAGCTTCTGATAAAAGCCTCAGAGCTTGAAATGATGCTTAACAGGGTGGGTTTGTATGATGGAGCCTTGATGCTGCTGGCTGAAGAGACTATAGAATGGCTGGAGAATTTCACTGCATTTCTTGGAAAATTCAAAGAGCTTCGCACTAAGTGTAAGGTATTGGGTAACGGTACACTGTCACCCCTTATTCCTGACCACTTTATGAGAGAGCATATGTACTTCGTTTCAAAAATCAAAGCATATATGGCAAGTATAAAAAAACGGGATTAG
- a CDS encoding folylpolyglutamate synthase/dihydrofolate synthase family protein: protein MNYNEVVNLIETSMRFGCRPGLERTAKLLAFLGNPHKRLRLIHVAGTNGKGSTTAMIANVLSSAGYSTGMYISPHLYKNTERMTIDGIEITEEDFVKYALEVMAMVKLMKEKGLEEPTQFEMYTAMAFLYFENKKVDFAVIEVGLGGRYDATNVIDPTLAVITSISYDHMDILGDSIEKIAYEKAGIIKEGSTVIMYPQLFADAANLMEEVSREKKATLIKAGKNSVILKEFSMAGQIIDFKYRGYDIHDIKLPLIGDHQLNNAAVALTAIAELNKMGHSVEAEAVRKGIESVKWPCRLSIVSTEPLILIDGAHNEDGINSLQSALSKYFSSRKIIFVIGMLKDKDYGYAIRKLMPMAYYTIATEPVSERALSASAMAEAVKPYCNSVSPEPNIIKAIEKAKELYDKDSMICVCGSLYLAGSAYEYLARGNGQ from the coding sequence ATGAACTATAATGAAGTAGTAAATTTAATTGAAACCTCCATGAGATTCGGATGCAGGCCTGGACTTGAGAGAACGGCGAAGCTTCTGGCTTTCCTGGGGAATCCCCATAAAAGATTAAGGCTGATACATGTTGCAGGCACCAACGGCAAGGGCTCAACCACCGCGATGATAGCAAATGTATTGAGCAGTGCAGGATATAGCACCGGAATGTATATATCACCTCATCTTTACAAGAATACTGAGAGGATGACAATAGACGGCATAGAGATAACGGAAGAGGATTTTGTCAAGTATGCCCTGGAAGTCATGGCTATGGTGAAGCTCATGAAGGAAAAGGGACTTGAGGAGCCAACACAGTTCGAAATGTATACCGCAATGGCATTCCTTTACTTCGAGAATAAAAAGGTTGATTTTGCAGTAATTGAAGTAGGACTGGGGGGAAGGTACGATGCCACGAATGTGATAGATCCGACTCTGGCGGTGATAACCTCCATAAGCTATGATCACATGGATATACTGGGAGATTCAATAGAAAAGATAGCCTATGAGAAGGCGGGTATTATTAAAGAAGGCTCAACTGTGATAATGTATCCGCAGTTATTTGCTGATGCCGCCAACCTTATGGAAGAGGTGAGCCGAGAGAAAAAGGCGACCTTGATAAAGGCTGGCAAGAATTCAGTGATACTTAAGGAGTTCAGCATGGCTGGGCAGATAATTGATTTTAAATACAGGGGTTATGATATACATGACATTAAACTGCCACTTATCGGAGACCATCAGCTAAACAATGCAGCGGTTGCTCTCACTGCTATAGCAGAGCTTAACAAGATGGGGCATTCAGTAGAGGCTGAAGCCGTGAGAAAGGGCATTGAGAGTGTCAAATGGCCCTGCCGACTGAGCATAGTGAGCACTGAGCCTTTGATACTAATAGACGGGGCTCACAATGAAGACGGTATAAATTCTTTGCAGAGTGCACTTTCAAAGTACTTCAGCAGCAGAAAAATAATATTTGTAATAGGTATGCTGAAGGATAAGGATTACGGCTATGCAATCAGAAAACTTATGCCAATGGCCTATTATACAATAGCTACAGAACCGGTGAGCGAAAGAGCGCTTTCGGCCAGCGCAATGGCAGAAGCTGTGAAGCCTTATTGCAACAGTGTAAGCCCGGAGCCAAACATAATAAAAGCCATTGAGAAGGCAAAGGAGCTGTATGACAAGGACAGCATGATATGTGTCTGCGGGTCGTTATATCTTGCAGGCAGTGCATATGAATATTTGGCACGAGGCAATGGGCAATAG
- a CDS encoding response regulator transcription factor: MNQRILVIEDETNIQELIKYNLEKNGYKVVVSDNGIDGLEEAIANVPDLILLDLMLPGMDGLEVCKRLRMDKRTKKVPIFMLTAKSEELDKILGLELGADDYITKPFSIKELIARIRAAMRRISDDRNEEADGKESSTILKVRDIEIDSEKYEVLKNGEKLVLTLKEFELLKMLIENKGKVLTRDFLLDKIWGYDYVGETRTVDVHIRHIRQKINDEEGSNQMIETIRGVGYRFKSEGER, from the coding sequence ATAAATCAGAGGATACTTGTAATTGAGGATGAGACCAACATTCAAGAGCTTATAAAGTATAACCTTGAGAAGAATGGATACAAGGTAGTAGTTTCCGATAATGGCATAGACGGGCTGGAGGAGGCTATTGCCAATGTGCCTGACCTTATACTGCTTGACCTTATGCTTCCCGGAATGGATGGCTTGGAGGTATGCAAGAGGCTCAGGATGGATAAAAGAACAAAAAAGGTTCCCATATTTATGCTTACTGCAAAAAGTGAGGAGCTGGATAAAATATTGGGCTTAGAGCTTGGAGCTGATGACTATATAACAAAACCCTTCAGTATAAAGGAATTAATTGCAAGGATCAGAGCGGCGATGAGGAGAATCAGCGATGACAGGAATGAAGAAGCGGATGGGAAGGAAAGCAGCACGATACTCAAAGTACGGGATATTGAAATCGACAGTGAGAAATATGAAGTGCTTAAGAACGGTGAAAAGCTGGTACTGACCCTTAAAGAGTTTGAGCTTCTGAAGATGCTGATAGAAAACAAAGGAAAAGTACTGACAAGAGACTTCCTGTTGGATAAAATATGGGGATATGACTATGTAGGTGAAACCAGGACTGTAGATGTGCATATCAGGCATATAAGGCAGAAGATCAATGATGAGGAAGGCAGCAATCAGATGATAGAAACAATACGAGGCGTGGGCTATAGGTTCAAAAGTGAAGGTG
- a CDS encoding polysaccharide deacetylase family protein: MKQLKQVFVLFVALVIALNFVGCTTQKVGEDPKKPEQNQPTPTPVEPVKEPQNNTPSQNNNESKVDEVDLGKIKANENGQVMILMYHGISDKEAEWVRTPDNFRKDLKTLYGKGYRLVSLKDYVENNIKVEAGYTPFVMTFDDGHQNNFSIIEENGEKKIDPNCAVGIIEQFKKEHPDFGSGGSFFIYYPIPFRQKELIKEKYEFLIQNGYDIGNHSYTHENLGKLSGEDVQKVLAKNVKLTQEYLPEYDVYALALPLGIGPKGDNYKYAAQGEFEGVKYNHRAILKVGSNPALSPVNVKFDPLRLPRVRGSEMKTEGTGIYDWLQHFEKKPEKRYISDGNPDTVAIPESEKVNVDVNKLNGKELIIYN; encoded by the coding sequence ATGAAACAACTGAAGCAGGTATTTGTACTTTTTGTCGCACTTGTTATAGCACTTAATTTTGTTGGATGCACAACTCAGAAGGTGGGAGAGGATCCCAAAAAACCGGAGCAGAACCAACCAACGCCAACACCTGTGGAACCGGTTAAAGAGCCTCAAAATAACACCCCAAGTCAGAATAATAATGAAAGCAAAGTAGATGAAGTTGATTTGGGAAAAATTAAAGCCAATGAAAACGGTCAGGTTATGATACTTATGTATCATGGCATTAGTGATAAAGAAGCTGAATGGGTGAGAACACCGGATAACTTCAGGAAAGACCTGAAGACGCTGTATGGCAAGGGATATAGGCTCGTGAGCCTTAAAGACTATGTTGAGAACAATATTAAGGTTGAAGCAGGGTACACACCATTTGTTATGACCTTTGATGACGGTCACCAGAATAATTTTAGTATAATTGAGGAAAATGGAGAGAAAAAGATAGATCCTAACTGTGCAGTAGGAATCATTGAGCAGTTCAAAAAAGAGCATCCGGATTTTGGCAGCGGCGGCAGCTTTTTCATATATTATCCGATTCCTTTCAGACAGAAGGAGCTTATTAAGGAAAAGTATGAATTTCTTATACAGAACGGCTATGATATAGGAAACCATTCCTATACACATGAGAACCTTGGAAAGCTTAGCGGTGAAGACGTACAGAAGGTATTGGCAAAAAACGTGAAGCTCACTCAGGAATATCTGCCGGAATATGATGTGTATGCTCTTGCACTTCCTTTGGGAATAGGGCCCAAGGGAGACAACTATAAGTATGCGGCTCAAGGAGAGTTTGAGGGTGTCAAATACAACCATAGGGCGATACTCAAGGTGGGAAGCAATCCTGCTCTGTCACCGGTGAACGTTAAATTTGACCCGTTAAGGCTCCCAAGAGTGAGAGGCAGTGAAATGAAAACAGAGGGCACGGGAATTTATGATTGGCTCCAACACTTCGAAAAGAAACCGGAAAAGCGATATATAAGCGATGGAAATCCAGACACTGTAGCAATACCGGAAAGTGAAAAGGTAAATGTGGATGTGAACAAGCTTAATGGTAAAGAACTAATAATATATAATTAA
- the cysK gene encoding cysteine synthase A, translated as MKKAGSIMELIGGTPVVKLNRLTNEEMADIYVKLEYFNPGGSVKDRIALYMIEKAEEEGLLGKDSVIIEPTSGNTGIGLAMVAAAKGYKVILVMPETMSIERRKLMKVFGAEIILTTGQLGMKGAVDKAKELAEANPDYFLPMQFDNYANPQAHEKTTAKEIIEQMGDSLDAVVCGVGTGGTITGVGNILKQAYKGIEVIAVEPEDSPVLSGGKSGPHKIQGIGAGFVPKVLNMEILDRIVKVSNENAIKTALQLAKLEGILAGISTGASVYAALQKAKELGKGKTVLTFAHDTGERYLSTDMYRDFE; from the coding sequence ATGAAAAAGGCAGGAAGCATTATGGAACTTATCGGTGGAACGCCGGTAGTAAAACTAAACAGACTTACAAATGAAGAAATGGCGGATATATATGTAAAGCTTGAGTATTTCAACCCGGGAGGCAGCGTAAAGGACAGGATAGCTTTATATATGATTGAGAAGGCAGAAGAAGAGGGACTCCTTGGGAAGGACTCGGTAATAATAGAACCTACAAGCGGAAATACAGGGATAGGACTCGCAATGGTAGCGGCAGCAAAGGGATACAAGGTAATTCTTGTAATGCCTGAGACTATGAGCATTGAGAGAAGAAAGCTAATGAAGGTTTTTGGAGCGGAGATAATACTTACAACGGGACAGCTGGGAATGAAGGGCGCTGTTGATAAAGCTAAGGAGCTTGCAGAAGCAAATCCTGACTACTTCCTGCCAATGCAGTTCGATAATTATGCAAATCCACAGGCACATGAGAAGACGACAGCAAAAGAGATAATTGAGCAAATGGGAGACAGCCTGGATGCAGTAGTATGCGGAGTAGGGACAGGCGGAACAATTACTGGCGTTGGGAATATATTGAAACAAGCATATAAAGGTATCGAAGTAATTGCTGTAGAGCCTGAGGATTCGCCGGTACTGTCAGGTGGAAAGTCTGGTCCCCACAAGATTCAGGGTATAGGTGCAGGTTTTGTACCCAAGGTTTTGAATATGGAGATACTAGATAGAATAGTCAAGGTATCAAATGAAAATGCCATAAAGACAGCATTGCAGCTTGCAAAGCTGGAGGGTATACTGGCAGGTATATCCACAGGAGCTTCTGTCTATGCGGCGTTACAGAAAGCTAAAGAGCTGGGCAAAGGAAAAACCGTGCTTACCTTCGCCCATGATACTGGTGAAAGATACCTAAGCACAGATATGTATAGAGATTTTGAATAA
- a CDS encoding DUF4364 family protein, translating into MILDSGVLADKKLMILYLLSKMDIPLTKTQITSAILENNLIDFFTFQQCISDLEEAGMIKLVLHQKKQCFATTEIGKNAVEVFWQRIPKNTTGIIDNYIAKNKDSLKKESQVIAEYSKMSDKEYIVSLKVIEKELVLMDLKLSVVSAKQAKQVCEKWKNSSEKIYSQLISSLIN; encoded by the coding sequence ATGATTCTTGATAGCGGAGTTCTTGCTGATAAAAAACTAATGATATTATATCTCTTAAGCAAAATGGACATCCCACTTACCAAAACGCAGATTACCAGTGCAATATTGGAAAACAACCTTATAGACTTCTTCACTTTCCAGCAGTGTATCTCCGATCTGGAAGAGGCCGGCATGATAAAGCTGGTTTTGCATCAGAAAAAGCAATGCTTTGCCACTACCGAAATTGGTAAGAATGCTGTTGAGGTTTTCTGGCAAAGGATTCCTAAAAACACCACCGGAATAATAGATAATTATATTGCTAAGAACAAAGACAGTCTGAAGAAAGAATCCCAAGTAATTGCAGAGTATAGCAAAATGAGTGACAAAGAATACATAGTAAGCCTGAAGGTAATTGAAAAGGAGCTTGTACTAATGGATCTCAAGCTTAGCGTAGTATCTGCGAAACAGGCCAAGCAGGTTTGTGAAAAGTGGAAAAACTCCTCAGAAAAGATTTACAGCCAGCTTATAAGCTCGCTCATAAATTAA
- a CDS encoding ferritin-like domain-containing protein produces MDKTGAVYTTPEDLRAATNNANNFKGTFNLDKSGFNPKMPGHVTNHNMILRQEPRTVKKEGAGINLPYEVRNEMALMLDDHQCALTIALHQYNKHHWLSEGTESFLSLHELLNEHIEVTKKHIDEVGERVTRLGGVPTAHPITQHELSYIKHEVEGRYSMRDFLRNDLEHELVIQQMLRTQIDRAHVLKDYGTVETLEEILKDREDLGYHLYSVLEDDSLFRGMTHLADEYNKAGDGRVESNNKLQ; encoded by the coding sequence ATGGATAAAACAGGCGCTGTATACACTACACCAGAAGACCTCAGGGCAGCAACGAATAATGCTAACAATTTCAAAGGTACTTTTAACCTGGATAAGTCAGGATTCAATCCCAAGATGCCCGGACATGTAACAAATCATAATATGATTCTCCGCCAGGAGCCCAGGACAGTAAAGAAAGAGGGAGCAGGAATAAATTTGCCATATGAAGTGCGCAATGAAATGGCACTTATGCTTGATGATCACCAGTGTGCGCTTACTATAGCTTTGCACCAGTACAACAAGCATCATTGGCTAAGTGAAGGTACTGAATCGTTTTTGAGCTTGCATGAGCTCTTAAATGAACACATAGAAGTTACAAAAAAGCATATAGATGAAGTTGGTGAAAGAGTAACAAGATTGGGTGGTGTACCGACTGCACATCCGATTACTCAACACGAGCTTTCATATATTAAGCATGAGGTTGAAGGGCGTTATAGCATGAGGGATTTTCTAAGAAATGACCTGGAACACGAGCTTGTGATTCAGCAGATGCTGAGGACGCAAATAGATCGAGCTCATGTTCTTAAAGACTATGGTACAGTGGAGACCTTGGAAGAAATACTGAAAGATAGGGAAGATCTGGGCTATCACCTCTACAGCGTATTGGAGGATGACTCTTTATTCAGGGGAATGACACATTTGGCAGATGAATACAACAAAGCTGGGGACGGTAGAGTAGAATCCAATAACAAGCTTCAGTAA
- the ychF gene encoding redox-regulated ATPase YchF: MKIGLVGLPSVGKTTFFNLLTHAHAEISNFSSGKLASNIGSAKVPDYRIDFLSKLYKPKKITYALIDFIDVPGLVSGASTGKGVGNQFLEDIRKVDTLVHIIRAFENADVQHVDGSIDPMRDIETVNLELLFADLGIIDNRISRIEGSKKVTKENLAELAVIKKCKKGLEDGLLIHQISLTDEERELLKTFSFLSEKPMILVINVDENSLKSDSYPLKEEVKKYAAERNVPVIEVCAKAEMEISELEEEDRLMFMEELGIKRSGIDILASTTYDFQGLISFLTAGEDEVRAWTIRKGIDARKAAGKIHSDIERGFIRAEVVKFKDIEELGHMAKAKEKGLYRLEGKEYIVQDGDIINFRFNV, from the coding sequence ATGAAAATCGGTCTGGTTGGTCTGCCATCGGTTGGCAAGACGACGTTTTTCAATTTACTTACCCACGCCCATGCGGAGATATCAAACTTTTCTTCGGGAAAGCTAGCTTCAAACATAGGCTCTGCAAAGGTTCCTGATTATAGAATTGATTTTCTCTCCAAGCTTTACAAGCCTAAAAAGATAACATATGCCTTGATAGATTTTATTGACGTACCGGGCCTGGTCAGCGGAGCCAGCACTGGAAAAGGAGTAGGAAACCAATTCCTTGAAGATATCAGGAAGGTTGATACTCTTGTACATATTATCAGAGCTTTTGAGAACGCTGACGTGCAGCATGTGGATGGTTCAATAGACCCTATGCGCGACATCGAGACAGTCAACCTCGAGCTGCTTTTCGCCGACCTTGGTATAATAGACAATAGGATATCAAGAATAGAAGGCAGTAAAAAGGTAACTAAGGAGAATCTCGCAGAGCTTGCAGTAATTAAAAAGTGCAAAAAAGGCCTTGAGGATGGGCTGCTGATACACCAGATAAGCCTGACCGATGAAGAGAGAGAGCTTCTGAAAACCTTCAGCTTCCTTTCGGAAAAACCGATGATACTTGTTATTAACGTAGATGAGAATTCCCTTAAGTCAGACAGCTATCCGCTAAAGGAAGAAGTTAAAAAGTATGCAGCTGAAAGGAATGTACCGGTTATAGAGGTATGCGCCAAAGCAGAGATGGAAATCAGCGAGCTTGAAGAGGAAGACAGGCTGATGTTCATGGAGGAGCTTGGCATCAAAAGATCCGGCATAGACATTCTTGCAAGCACCACTTATGACTTTCAGGGTTTGATTTCCTTCCTTACCGCAGGTGAGGATGAGGTAAGAGCCTGGACTATCAGGAAGGGTATAGATGCAAGAAAAGCCGCAGGTAAAATCCACTCTGATATAGAGAGAGGCTTTATTAGAGCCGAGGTAGTGAAATTCAAGGATATTGAAGAGCTAGGCCACATGGCAAAGGCCAAGGAAAAAGGCCTGTACCGTCTGGAAGGCAAAGAGTATATCGTTCAAGACGGAGATATAATAAACTTCAGATTCAATGTATAA
- the epsC gene encoding serine O-acetyltransferase EpsC, producing MLKQLKEDIKTIFERDPAAKSYLEVILCYPGLHAVICHRVANCLYRKKVFLLARLLSQMSRFFTGIEIHPGAAIGRRLFIDHGSGIVIGETSEVGNDVTLYQGVTLGGTGKDKGKRHPTIEHNVTIGSGAKILGPITIGHNAKIGAGAVVVRCIPPNSTAVGVPAHVVRGVGLDDTYIDLNHTDIPDPLEDEIRELEKRIRELESRVK from the coding sequence ATGCTGAAACAGCTAAAGGAAGACATAAAAACAATATTTGAAAGAGATCCGGCGGCTAAAAGTTATTTGGAGGTCATATTATGCTATCCCGGCTTGCATGCAGTTATTTGCCACAGGGTTGCCAACTGCTTGTACAGAAAGAAGGTGTTCCTTCTGGCAAGGCTGCTTTCACAGATGAGCAGATTTTTTACCGGAATTGAGATACATCCCGGTGCTGCCATAGGAAGAAGGCTTTTTATTGATCATGGATCAGGAATAGTTATAGGTGAAACTTCAGAGGTAGGAAACGATGTAACCCTGTATCAGGGCGTTACACTGGGCGGGACAGGAAAGGACAAGGGTAAGAGGCATCCTACCATAGAGCATAATGTTACTATTGGTTCAGGGGCTAAAATCCTCGGACCCATCACAATAGGACATAATGCCAAGATAGGAGCCGGAGCCGTTGTGGTGAGATGCATACCTCCAAACAGCACAGCTGTGGGGGTTCCGGCTCATGTAGTCAGAGGAGTTGGACTTGATGACACTTATATAGATCTGAACCACACTGATATTCCAGATCCTCTTGAAGATGAAATCAGAGAACTTGAAAAGAGAATCAGAGAACTTGAAAGCAGAGTAAAATAG
- a CDS encoding ATPase, T2SS/T4P/T4SS family, with translation MDLKNQLIIDSLHLHIEKYINNFINSDPVDEQERKIVALLREYKEKSTSGLPEARDIIKSHIKNSILTGFDIYMESQSGELEDVCISDGISIEETSGLIDYIMPFKDPINLTAREKFEIILYKNRIIESNGRDGAFKSLIAKYQCCSKTRESEEYESNRYEYSGDDIEYIYNCENYILTFTDKIEIITQRLYEEIFGLKHIDMLAYSDINEVGFSNNGKYIYCWCGNKIWLSFLHISESEARIIQDRAISFEKHCPQLDVSHPEILCHRGDGARITVTQKPYFSARNLCIRVFNQRNTDFKDLITMDKLRKLIIALVKSGESICLQGGLGTGKTTTMNVMYELLDDSLHIGTVEDYFEQHVMEKYPLKRIVEGQAINDKDLLDVVKTLLRMSVDVANIGEVRDGKALFAFIQLVQSVSVAAWFTTHITNPETTVPRLKNMLIGTGRYFSEQSAVMDIIHYINMIFQHEIIDGRIMITKVVEIVPLVASSSDSDYSMEADNELLQKLYYIQQIQRNPYNMFRLNTIMQRSDGEARFINYPSERMVGKARKGTESWKYVKGLISLIEQDTGKDIPEYARG, from the coding sequence TTGGATTTAAAGAACCAGCTAATTATTGACTCGTTACATCTGCATATTGAAAAATATATCAATAACTTCATTAATTCTGATCCGGTTGACGAACAGGAGAGGAAAATAGTAGCTCTGCTCAGAGAATACAAAGAAAAGTCAACATCAGGGCTGCCAGAGGCCAGAGATATTATTAAGTCTCATATAAAGAATAGTATTCTTACTGGATTTGATATTTATATGGAGAGCCAGAGCGGTGAGCTGGAGGATGTATGCATATCAGATGGAATCAGCATTGAAGAGACAAGCGGCCTTATAGATTACATTATGCCTTTCAAGGATCCAATTAATCTTACAGCAAGAGAAAAATTCGAAATTATACTATACAAGAATAGAATAATAGAAAGCAATGGCAGAGATGGAGCCTTTAAAAGCCTGATTGCCAAATACCAATGCTGCAGCAAAACAAGAGAGTCTGAGGAATATGAAAGCAATAGATATGAATATAGCGGAGATGATATTGAGTATATATACAACTGTGAGAACTATATACTTACTTTCACAGACAAGATAGAAATTATCACACAGAGGTTATATGAGGAAATTTTCGGTCTCAAACACATAGATATGTTGGCATATTCAGATATTAATGAAGTGGGTTTTTCCAATAATGGCAAATATATATACTGCTGGTGTGGAAACAAGATATGGCTTAGCTTTCTTCATATAAGCGAAAGTGAAGCAAGGATAATACAGGATAGGGCTATAAGCTTTGAAAAGCATTGTCCCCAGTTGGATGTAAGTCACCCGGAAATACTATGCCACAGAGGGGATGGGGCAAGGATCACGGTCACCCAGAAGCCTTATTTTTCAGCACGAAACCTATGTATAAGGGTCTTCAATCAAAGGAATACAGATTTTAAAGATTTGATAACTATGGACAAGCTTAGGAAGCTCATTATTGCTTTAGTTAAATCAGGAGAAAGCATATGTCTTCAAGGAGGGCTTGGTACAGGCAAGACTACGACCATGAATGTGATGTATGAATTGCTGGATGATTCCCTTCATATTGGTACTGTTGAAGATTATTTTGAGCAGCATGTCATGGAGAAGTATCCCTTAAAGAGAATTGTCGAGGGTCAGGCCATAAACGACAAGGACCTTCTGGATGTGGTAAAAACACTGCTCCGAATGTCAGTAGATGTGGCTAATATCGGAGAGGTCAGGGATGGGAAAGCACTATTTGCGTTTATCCAGTTAGTGCAGTCTGTTTCAGTTGCAGCATGGTTCACAACGCATATAACCAATCCGGAGACTACAGTGCCTCGTCTAAAAAATATGCTAATTGGAACAGGTCGTTATTTTTCAGAGCAAAGTGCTGTTATGGATATAATTCACTACATTAATATGATTTTTCAACATGAGATAATTGATGGCCGGATAATGATAACTAAAGTAGTCGAAATTGTGCCATTAGTAGCGTCTTCAAGTGACTCTGATTATAGTATGGAAGCAGATAATGAACTGTTGCAGAAGCTGTATTATATCCAGCAGATACAACGTAATCCATATAATATGTTCAGATTGAATACAATAATGCAAAGGTCGGATGGGGAGGCGAGGTTTATCAATTATCCCTCTGAGAGAATGGTAGGAAAGGCAAGAAAAGGCACTGAATCATGGAAGTATGTGAAGGGTCTTATAAGCTTGATAGAGCAGGATACAGGCAAGGATATACCTGAATATGCAAGGGGGTGA
- a CDS encoding alpha/beta-type small acid-soluble spore protein, with the protein MAAGSGRFNKGLKVPTAHKALDNMKYEIASELNLPVHQGSEDYWGNLSSKDCGRVGGSMVKKLITLAEQQLENKS; encoded by the coding sequence ATGGCTGCAGGAAGTGGAAGGTTTAATAAAGGATTAAAGGTACCAACAGCTCACAAGGCTCTTGATAATATGAAGTATGAAATAGCTTCAGAATTAAATTTGCCAGTACACCAAGGCTCCGAAGACTACTGGGGAAATCTATCGTCAAAGGATTGCGGAAGGGTCGGAGGAAGCATGGTGAAGAAGTTAATCACTCTGGCAGAACAACAGCTTGAAAACAAATCATAA
- the pgeF gene encoding peptidoglycan editing factor PgeF, with translation MVKHCFTTRVGGVSQGIYNSLNTSLVKEDSEENVRRNLELLCSAIDIDYTRLVHSKQTHEDNIRVVTEEDIGKGITVSSDIENTDGLMTNIPGIPLITFYADCVPLFFLDTKQKAIAVTHSGWKGTVLKIGAKTIKQMAEVYGTMPKDCLVGIGPSIEMDCFEVGPEVAQEFRNASANWAEFIKPFGYDKFKIDLWEINKQMLIEAGVPEENITISGYCTKCNEDLFFSYRRDKGRTGSLSAIMELR, from the coding sequence ATGGTGAAGCACTGCTTTACTACCAGGGTAGGCGGTGTAAGTCAAGGAATATACAATTCGTTGAATACCTCACTAGTAAAGGAAGATTCTGAAGAGAATGTGCGCAGGAATCTTGAGCTGTTGTGCAGCGCGATAGACATAGACTATACCAGGCTGGTGCACTCAAAACAAACTCATGAGGATAATATAAGGGTTGTCACAGAAGAAGATATTGGTAAAGGAATCACTGTTTCCAGCGATATTGAGAATACAGACGGACTTATGACCAATATTCCGGGGATACCGCTGATAACCTTCTACGCTGACTGTGTGCCGCTTTTCTTCCTTGATACAAAGCAGAAGGCAATAGCAGTTACTCACTCCGGCTGGAAGGGAACAGTGCTTAAAATAGGGGCAAAGACAATAAAGCAAATGGCTGAGGTGTACGGGACTATGCCAAAAGACTGCCTGGTAGGGATAGGACCTTCCATAGAGATGGACTGCTTTGAGGTTGGACCTGAGGTAGCACAGGAGTTCAGGAATGCATCTGCTAACTGGGCCGAGTTTATAAAGCCTTTTGGATATGACAAGTTCAAGATAGATTTATGGGAGATTAATAAGCAAATGCTTATAGAAGCGGGAGTTCCCGAAGAAAATATAACAATCAGCGGATATTGTACAAAGTGTAATGAGGATTTGTTTTTCTCGTACAGAAGAGATAAGGGCAGGACGGGGAGTCTTTCAGCAATAATGGAACTAAGGTGA